The genomic region CCGGGATCGAGTCGAAGCCGCAGGCGTGCACGAGCCGCGCCCCGGTCTCCCGGGCCCGCGCGTCGTGTTCGACGTACATCCGGTCCACGAACTCGGGTTCCCCGGTGAGGTCCAGGTAGTCCGTGCCCGCCTCCGCGCAGGCGGCGACCAGTTCCGCGCCGTACCAGACGTACGGGCCCACGGTGGTGGCCAGTACCCGTGTGGACGCGGCCAGTTCGCGTACCGCTCCGGTGTCGGCCGCGTCCGCCCGCAGCAGCGGGAGCCCCGCACAGGCCGGATCGATCACGGCGAGCCGGTCGCGCAGCCGCTCCAGCTTCGCGAGGTCCCGGCCCGCGAGGGCCCACCGGCAGTCGGCGGGGGCGTGCGCGGCGAGGTACTCGGCGGTCAGCGCCCCCACGAACCCGGTCGCGCCGAAGAGCACGACGTCGTAGGCCCGTTCCGGATTCTCCGCGGCCTGCGGACGGTCCTGCCGAACCCGTGCGTTCATGAAACCGCTCCTCCCAGCTGATGTCGGTGGCCGAGGCTAGCGTGACGCGCATGCGGCAGCGGACGGCGCCCCGGGAGCAGGCCCGAAAGGGGCCGGTCCCGGGGCGCCGTGTCGGACACCCGCGGTCGGGTCAGTTCTTGGCGTAGAAGCCGAAGGTGTCGACGACCAGGTCGGTGGACTGGTAGCCCATGTTCCAGAAGTCGATGACGTTGTTGGTGCCGGAGCTCCCCTGGACCAGGTTGGGGACGGTCTTGCCCGGGGTCCAGTTGAGGTTGGAGGAGTTCGGCGGGGTCGGCCAGGTCTCCCAGCCGCCCTCGTAGGCGCTCCAGGAGTTCGGGTCCGGGGAGACGGTGAGGAAGCCGGTGCCCGCCGTGTTGGTGACGGTGGCGTTGAGGACGAGAGCGGTGACGTTCGGGTCGCCGCCACCGACGCGGCCGTAGATGTAGCCGCGGCCCTCCAGCGGACCGCTCCACTCGCGGGTGTCGAACCAGCGGTTGGGGAAGGAGCGGATGAGCGCGCTCTGGCTGTCGGGGCTGTAGTAGCCGACGACATCGACCACCACGTGGGTCCCGGCCCAGGCACCGTTGCGGATGCTGATCTTGCCGTCCGGACCGATCGGGACGATCACCGAGTTGGCGATGGTCTGGCCCGCCGTGAAGTTCAGGTTCGACGCGGTCGGGGCCTGGCTGCCGGAGGGGTAGACGTTCAGGTGCCCGTCCGACTTCGGCTCGGTGACGGTCACGTTGAGCGCGACGGCCTTCGCGGTCGACGGGACGCCGGCGCGCCCGGTGATCTGGGTGCTGAAGCTGCCGTAGCCCGCGACCTGGCCCTGGCCCGTGCCGAGGCCCTCGCGGGTGTCGACGACGCGGCTCGGGTCGACCGAGGTGTAGCCGCTGGCCGCGGTCTTGGAGAAGTAGCCCGTGACGTCGGCGATGAGGTCGATGGCACCGTCGCCGTGGTTGTAGATGTCCACGTAGCCGTTCTCGCCGACCGACGCGAGCACCAGGTTCGGGACGGTCTGCCCCGGGGCGTAGTTGACGTTCGAGGTGGTCGGCAGGTCGCCGCCCTCCGCGTACACGCGGACGTGTCCGGCCTTGGTGGGGTTGGTGACGGTGACGTTGAGGGCCACCGCGGTCACCCCGGCCGGGATCTGCGCGGCGCCGGCGACCTTGACGCGGGCGGTGCCGTAGGCGGGCACCTTGGTCGAGGCCCCGCCGGTGCGGGTGTCGAGCAGACGGGTCGGGGCGTGCGGGGTGAACTCGTTGCCCGCGGTGCGGACGACGATCTCGTTGGTGCCCCGGAGGGTGGTGCCTTCGATGAGGCTGACCTTGACGGTGTAGACACCGGCATGGGCGTAGGTGTGGTCCAGCGACTGGGCGGTCGGGTAGGCCGGCGTCGACGACGTCTGGCCGTCGCCCCACTCGATGACCGAACTGATCGAGGCGTTCGGGTCGGTGGTGAACGTCATGTCCAGCTTGATCGCGTGTGCGCTGGTGGCCCCGGCCTTGAGGTCGACCGTCGGGTCGACGGTGGCCGTGCCCTCGGTCTGCGGAGCGGCCTGCTTGCCGCCCTTGGCGGCCGGGTGGACCGTCTTGGACGCCGGGCTGGAGAAGGTCTCGGCGCTGAACGCCTTGGCCTTGGCCGCGTTCAGGTCGAGGTCGGGAACGGCGACCCCCTGGCTGCCCGTCCCCTTGGCCCCGCCCGGGCCCGTCGCGTTGGCGACGCCCGGGACGAGACCGACGCCGGCCGCGACGATGGCGGCAGCGGAAAGCATGAGTCGGCGATTGCGCACCGGCCCCCCCATTTTCTGTTAACGCTTGAACAGGTTCGAAAGCTCGCTCAGAGTACACAGACCCCGGGCAGATGATCAGTGGATATTCGTGGCTGAAAACGGCAGTTCCCCGACGCGTGCGGCTCCCCGCCCGCCTGGTGTGGTTTTGCCCCGAATGCCTCACCGGGCTCCGCTAGCGTGGGAGGCGATCGACTGGAGGCGCCGATGAAGTCCGCAGTGCGCACGTGGGAGGCGGTACGGGAGTTCGCCCGCGGGCTGCCGGAGGCCGCGGAGGACCACCCGTGGGGTCCGGAGGACTGCGTGGTGAAGGTCAACAAGAAGATCTTCGTCTTCCTGGGGAACGCCGACGGACCGCAGCCGCCCGGCCTGGCCGTCAAGCTCACCGACGAGGCGCTGCACGGGCACGCGATGGCCGCGCCCGGCGCGGAGCCCACCGGATACGGCCTGGGCCGGTCCGGCTGGGTCTCCGTTCCGCTGGGGGAGAAGGGGGCGCCCTCCGTGCAGGTGCTGTGCGAATGGGTGGAGGAGAGCTATCGCACCGTGGCCCTCAAGCGGCACGTCAAGGAGCTGGACGCCCGGATCCAGGCAAATGGCTAAGCGCTTGCTCTTGTGCTGAGTGGAACACGTTCCTAGCATCGCTGGTGTTACATCAGTTGTGTCACACCGTGCGGCTAAGGATGCTGGGGGCTCGATGGCAGTGACAGGTAACGGCCCGCTCGCGGGGCTGCGCGTCGTCGAGCTGGCGGGCATCGGCCCCGGCCCGTTCGCCGCCATGCTCCTGGCCGACCTGGGGGCGGACGTCGTACGGGTGGACCGGCCCGGCGGGGGCGGGCTCGCGGTCGATCCGGCCTACGACATCACGAACCGCAACAAGCGTTCCGTCCTGCTCGACCTCAAGTCGGCCGACGGCCCGGCCCGGGTCCTGGACCTCGTCGAGCGGGCCGACGTCCTCATCGAGGGCTTCCGCCCCGGCGTCGCCGAGCGGCTCGGCGTCGGCCCGGCCGACTGCCACGCCCGCAACCCGAAGCTGGTCTACGGCCGGATGACCGGCTGGGGCCAGGAGGGCCCCCTCGCCCACACCGCCGGGCACGACATCGCGTACATCGCCGTCACCGGGGCGCTGGGCATGATCGGCAACCCGGGCGAGCCCCCGGCGGTACCCGCCAACCTGGTCGGCGACTACGCGGGCGGCTCGCTCTACCTCGTGATCGGCGTCCTCGCCGCGCTCCAGCACGCCCGTACCCCCGGCGGCGCGGGCCAGGTCGTCGACGCGGCCATCGTCGACGGGACCGCCCACCTCACCGCCATGATCCACGGGATGATGGCGGCAGGCGGCTGGCAGGACCGGCGCGGGGCCAACCTCCTCGACGGCGGCTGCCCCTTCTACGGCACCTACGAGACCTCCGACGGCCAGTACATGGCGGTCGGCGCCCTGGAGCAGCAGTTCTACGACACCTTCACCGAGCTCCTCGGCATCAAGGAGCAGGCCCCGGCCCGTAAGGACCTCGCCCGCTGGGGCGAACTGCGCGAGGCCGTGGCCGCACGGTTCAAGTCCCGTACGCGCGAGGAGTGGACGGAGGTCTTCGCGGGTACCGACGCCTGCGTGGCGCCCGTGCTCTCGCTGCGCGAGGCCCCGCACCACCCGCACCTCGCGGCCCGCTCCACCTTCACCGACTTCGGCGGGATCACCCAGCCCGCCCCCGCGCCGCGCTTCTCGGCGACCCCGGCCGCCGTCACCGGCGGCCCCGCCCAGCCCGGGGCGGACACCGAATCCGTGGCCCGCGACTGGGACGTACCGGGCCTGACCGGGAAGGGTGCCTGATGGAACTGTCGATGATGCTCGACTACGCGGGCGATCCGCGCCGGGCCGCCGACGAGGCGGCGGCGCTGGAGTCGGCCGGCCTCGATGCCGTGTGGGTCGCCGAGGCGTGGGGCTTCGACTCCCCGACGATCATGGGCTACCTCGCCGCCCGCACCGAGCGGATGAAGATCGGCTCGGCGATCCTCAACGTCTACTCGCGCACCCCCGGCCTCATCGCCCAGACGGCCGCGGGCCTCGACGCGGTCTCCGGCGGCCGGGCGCTGCTCGGCCTCGGGGCCTCCGGTCCGCAGGTCGTGGAGGGCTGGCACGGCAAGCCGTACGACAAGCCGCTCGGCCGGACCCGCG from Streptomyces sp. NBC_00190 harbors:
- a CDS encoding MmcQ/YjbR family DNA-binding protein; amino-acid sequence: MKSAVRTWEAVREFARGLPEAAEDHPWGPEDCVVKVNKKIFVFLGNADGPQPPGLAVKLTDEALHGHAMAAPGAEPTGYGLGRSGWVSVPLGEKGAPSVQVLCEWVEESYRTVALKRHVKELDARIQANG
- a CDS encoding CaiB/BaiF CoA transferase family protein yields the protein MAVTGNGPLAGLRVVELAGIGPGPFAAMLLADLGADVVRVDRPGGGGLAVDPAYDITNRNKRSVLLDLKSADGPARVLDLVERADVLIEGFRPGVAERLGVGPADCHARNPKLVYGRMTGWGQEGPLAHTAGHDIAYIAVTGALGMIGNPGEPPAVPANLVGDYAGGSLYLVIGVLAALQHARTPGGAGQVVDAAIVDGTAHLTAMIHGMMAAGGWQDRRGANLLDGGCPFYGTYETSDGQYMAVGALEQQFYDTFTELLGIKEQAPARKDLARWGELREAVAARFKSRTREEWTEVFAGTDACVAPVLSLREAPHHPHLAARSTFTDFGGITQPAPAPRFSATPAAVTGGPAQPGADTESVARDWDVPGLTGKGA